The genomic stretch TCATGTATAACGTAACGCTTTAAAATACTAAACAAGATTGATTTCTTTGTTAAGATAAAATTAAGATagtaaaatttggaaaaaaagcTATTCATCCCGGTAGAATTTAAACGCGATCATTTatgtatataatttatttattattaaaaaaacataaaaacaatctTTTTGGTGAAGAAACACAGGTCTCATCTTTTTGCCtctttcataaaaaaatatttaacccATTTAATTATGATTTTGATACACTAATCTCTCAATTTGGCTACTGTGGTGGATTCTATCAGATACCCCATACTTCCAAAACTGTCTTTTTTATACATATAGATCGTGCAGTAGGAGTGCTCACTCGGTGGAAAAAAACAGGTCTGAGATTGTGAAAAAAACCACATCTGGTTTGGTTTATGTATGCCTTGTACTAGTAATTAAGGTGTGTGAGGAGGAGTTGCTTCATGTATTGTAGCTTTGGTTTGCTTGTAGAATGAAGTATTTTTTcctaaaagagaaaaaaaaaatctctccaTATCCTTACACTATATAATtgtttttctctcattctctatTATTATAACACAAATCCACTATATATAATTTTACACTTTCATTTTCCTAGTATCATCAAACACAAACACTTCTAATGTTTTAttgtaaagaaataaaaaatatatatattgcctTATAAATAACGGTAAAATATGCAAATCTCAAAATGAAGTTTAAAACGATATTCaattactttttctttctttctttctatatttttttcttaaaagttaCATTTGCTTTGGTCTAAAAGAACACAACAGTAGGCTTTCAAAAttgcttagttttttttttttttaattttttccaatttaaataataaatatttttagtaATAAGACAAAAGTTGAAACTTCTGTTGAATTTTTATTCAAAGTTTTGTTGCCCAAATTCAAAATGAgataaaagataaagaaaaataataaacggGTGGGAGATAAATTGAAAGAAGAAGATGTACCTTGAAGATAAGGAAGAAGAAAAGATGAGAATAGTTAAATAAGTGGGTCCCATGGCAACAAATATTTCAAATGTcagtaatacttttttttttaaagaatgtcAGTAATactttaataaaataacaaaaaagcatTTTAAGTATAAAAATTTGGTTATGTGGGACTCTATACATTGGACATGTGGATCGGGAGATAAATTCTATGAATAGCATCACTCAAAAAATTGCGGAACTACTACGACTTAGGGTTGTGCAAAAAATTTTATAACCCGTCCAATCCGAATAAACCGCTCAAACTAATCCGAAAAAATCGCTAAAAAATGCAAActgaataaaccgaccaaaatttaaaccgcccaattgttacattgggcgggttgaaaataattatcaactcccaatataacccaacccgcccaattaagaatttattatttttaatatattcaaataaatatataaattaattaagttttgttttaacaAGCAAAAAAAAGTTGTCTTGACTATTGTCATGGTTTAACGTTGAAAGTTCTCTCTGTTGTTTTTGTCCGATAGTGTTCGTTCTTTGGCTTTTGTCCTTTGGTTCCATATACACTTTTCATCATGGCGTCAGTCAATGACATCAATTCTGCCATGAATGAAATAAGTTTAGCCGATGAGGATTCTGGTGGAATAGCATTACAAGACTTTCCAGGCGAGCAGGAGGAGGAGACAGATTTCGATTGGCATCTCTGTGTGGTCGGTAGATTCATTGCTCCTGGGGCAATTGATTTTTATGCGATGCAGCAAACTCTGGCTTCCTTATGGAGGCCCGGTAAAGGAGTTTTTGTTAAGGAATTGGAGACCAATAAATACCTATTCCAGTTCTATCATGAAATCGATATCAAAAGAGTGGTAGATGGTAGTCCTTGGTATTTTAACAGGAAAGTGCTGGTGATATCTCGGATGGAATGCAAACTCAATCCCCGTCTCATTCCTTTGAACACTCTTGATCTGTGGGTTCAAGTTCATGACCTTCCTATAGGTTCCATGTCCCACCGTGTGTTGGAAGCAATAGGAGGCTATGTTGGCGTTTTTCGTGAATCATGTTCTAAGAACTTTCAGGGCACATGGCACAGCTTTATGCGCATAAGAGTCTCGGTAGATCTGAATGCTCCTTTGAAAAGAAGGATGAAATTTCGTAAAGGTACAGAGGATTGGGTTTGGGTGAATTTCAAGTACGAAAACATCCCGACGTTTTGCTTTGTATGCGGTCTTATTGGCCACGCTGAGAAGTTCTGTCCACGCCGATTCGAAGTGCCTGAATATGATATTCTACAGCCGTACGGGGAGTGGATGAGAGCCCCGTTTCGTCGTCAGCCTAAACCCATTGGAGCTCAGTGGCTCCGTAGTAGTCCGAAACAGGACGAACCCCCTCCATCTTCATCACATATGCCGCAGTCAGCCCCAGGTACGTCGATCGGCGTCCTCCCAACCGCCGTGATTCGTGCTCCATTTACGCCTACTAATATGGACACCACGATTATGGCCCCAAATCGTGGTCATAACTCCCAGGAAGATACAACTAAGGATACGGGTCGTAGTCAACAGCCCCATTATTCTATGACTTCTTTAGATGAGTTGGCAGGTTCCAATTTGCCTATCCAAAGTAATGCTACTATTATggttgaaaataaaaaaagaaggaCATCACATAGCGAAGGCCTCATTGATCCAAAAGACACTTGTGCTGAATTGGGCCCAGATCTAATTGAGGAAGAACAAGCCCAAGTTCACTTTGAAGAAGACTTTATACAAAAAAACTTGTCACAGGCGGGCCCCGAGTCGTGGTCCCGCCGCGAATTATGAGTGTCCTCAGCTGGAATTGCCGCAGGCTTGGGACCCCGTGTACCGTTCAATTCCTTAAGGAGTTAACACTCCACAAGAAacccaattttatttttttatgtgagATTTTCTGCAAAAAAGACAAAGTTGATAGAATTAAGTTCAGTTTGGGCTTTGAGGGATTATTTGTGGTTGAAGCCCAAGGCCATAAGGGTGGTTTAGCTTTCCTTTGGAGAAACATAGAAGAGGCCCAGCTCATCAATTATAGCCCTTCCCATATTGACCTAATAATTTCTTCACGTGGGTCTCCTCAATATCGGCTAACTGGCATTTACGGTGAAGCCAATCGGTCACGACGACATCTCACCTGGAGCCTTATTGAATCTTTGGTCGATCTTTCTCCACTTCCTTGGTGTTTGGTTGGAGATATGAACAACACTTTGAGTCATCAAGATAAAAGCGGTGGCCAGCCCTATCCGCAGTGGTTGATCGATGGGTTCCGAAACTCTCTACAGGTTTGTGGCTTGTTTGATTTAGAGTTACATGGGTATCCTTTCACTTGGGAAAGGGGTCGATCCAATGGTAATCTGATTGAAATCCGTTTGGATAGGGCTTTAGCATCATCGGCCTGGATTAATCTGTTCCCCGAAGCCAAGCTCAGCAATCACGAAGTCACAACTTCAGATCATTGTCCGTTATTCTTGACTCCAATCCCAGCTTCTTATGTTCCTCGGATCAGGAAGTTTAAGTTTGAAAATGCATGGTTGCGTGAACCCATGTGCAATAAGATTATTGAAGATATTTGGGATGCTCATCCCAATTCCTCTATTCAGAATAAGCTCACCATCTGTGCCGATGCCCTGGGTCAGTGGGGAAGTGAAATTACGGGTAATTTTCGGAGCCGTTTAGCTGGGTGTAAAAGTATTATTCGAAGCCTTAAGCCCTATCACGATCATGCCTCCACTGTGAAAATACAAGAAACCTCCTCTAAAATGTTCGAAATTCTAACGCAGCAAGAGATATTTTGGAAACAACGGAGTAAACAGCTATGGCTAAGAGAAGGGGATAATAATTCAAAATTCTTCCATGCTAGTGCTCGAACCCGAAGACGTAACAACCATATAGAGAGTCTTTGTAATGAGGCAGGTGTTTCGGTGGACTGGAATTCGGGGCTGGAGAACCTCATGGTTGAATATTTTCAAACTTTATTTAAGTCCTCTGTCGACAATTGGGAAGAGGTGATAAATTGCATCTCCCTATCTATCACCCAAGCACAAAACGATTTGATGCTTCGGCCTATTGAAGCTGATGAAGTGAAGTCCGCTCTTTTTCAAATGCATCCCGACAAATCACCGGGGCCTGACGGAATGACACCGGGTTTTTATCAGAAGTATTGGCCAATTGTGGGTAGCGATGTAGTCACTCTGATACAGGAATTCTGGCTTACAGAGTCTTTTGACGATAAACTGGCCTTCACTACTATTGTGTTAGTACCAAAAAAGAAGAGGCCCTTGTCTATGCTTGATCTCCGCCCTATTTCTCTGTGTAATGTGCTGTACAAAATCTTGTCCAAGGTCTTGGCGAATAGATTGAAATTGGTTATTGACTATATAATTTCTGAAGCCCAATCGGCGTTTATCCCGGGTCGTCTGATCACTGACAATATAATGATCTCCTACGAGATTATGCATTATATGAAAAGAAAGTCTAAAGGGAAGCACGGATTTATGGCGTTGAAGATGGATATGAGTAAAGCATATGACCGGGTAGAATGGGGTTATTTAAGAGCCGTATTGTGTCGAATGGGGTTTAGTTCTAAACTCATCGCTCTTCTCATGAAGTGTGTCACCTCGACCCATTACCAAATAGCCCACGCAGGAAGGGAGTTTGGTCATATTGTACCAGAAAGAGGCCTCCGTCAGGGAGATCCTCTCTCTTCATATTTGTTTATCATTTGTACTGAAGGCTTCTCAGCCTTACTTCGCGAATACGAGCGTAGAAAACTGATTTGTGGTATTAAAGTGGCTAGAGGAGCTCCTGTCATATCTCATATGTTCTTCGCGGACGACAGCTACATTTTCTGTAAAGCAACTAGAGATGAGGCTGAACACGTACTGCGTTTACTTACTGTATTTGAGGGCGCTTCTGGGCAAAAAGTAAATTATGAGAAATCTTCGGTTTTCTTTAGTCGCAATACATTAACAGAAATTCGAGACACCATTTGTGGAGATCTGGGCATTCATGAGGCCGATGAGAATAGTACATATCTCGGACTTCCTAACATTTTGGGTCGGCGCAAGTCAGTGATTCTGAGTTATTTAAGAGATCGCATTCTCCATCGCATACATGGATGGGAAGGTCGATTCCTCTCCCGAGCGGGTAAGGAAACTTTGTTAAAAACTGTTGCACAAGCTCTTCCCAATTACGCTATGAGTGTTTTTCTATTACCTCTTCAATTGAGCAGGGATATTGAACGTCTCATGTGCAAATATTGGTGGCGATCTTCGTCGAATAAAGCTAAAATTCATTGGATGAGCTGGGATCGAATGAGCAAACCCAAGGCGGATGGTGGCCTTGGTTTTAGATCCCTTCATGACTTCAACGTGGCTCTTTTAGGCAAGCAAGGTTGGCGGTTGTTGAAGTACCCAAATACTTTGGTCAGTAAGGTGTATAAGTCGAGATATTATCCTACATGTAATTTCCTTTCCGCAAACTTAGGTAGCTCTCCAAGCTTCATTTGGCGGAGTATAATGGAAGCTCATCATTTGATTAAACAAGGTGCGGCAGTCAGAATTGGTTCTGGTGCCTCAGTTTCTATCATCTCTGACCCATGGCTTCCAGATAAAGAAAACTCTTTTATTCAGACCATTCATCCAGCGTTGATTGATAAAAAGGTTTCTCAACTAATGGTAAGGGGTTCTAATATGTGGGATATGGAAATATTATTAGACATTTTTACTGAACGAGACATCAATTTGATCTCTGCTATCCCCATAAATGAGCACGATAGAGATGATTGGTATTGGAAGTTCGATCATAAGGGATTCTACACTGTCAAGAGTGCATATGCGCTTTTGCAATCTGAGAAACACGATTCTGCTTCAAGCGATAACTCTGGCTTTTGGCGCCTTCTGTGGCAACTCAAAGTCCCTCCTAAAGTAAAGAATTTTTTGTGGCTTGCTTCTAGAGATTGCCTCCCTACTAGAGTCCTGTTGCGTACTAAAGGTGTATCAGTCGACCCACGGTGTCCCTTCTGCAATATGGCCAGTGAATCGGCCACTCATCTATTTGTTACTTGTTCTTTTTCACAAGTATGTTGGCGCCAACTACAGATTGGGTTTATTCCAGTAGCAAGAGGTACGTTCGCAGATTGGCTAGCTTCAGTTTTTGACATGTATTCAGGAGATAAAAGACATCGGACTGTTATGCTATGCTGGGCATTATGGAAGTGCCGCAATGACTTAGTTTGGAATCATAAAGGTATTGAAGCTGCTGAAGTTGTCGTTTTATCACAAACAGTCCTTAATCAATGGAGTTGTGCTCAAGACAAGACCTTCGATTTATCCCTTGGTTTTGTCTCCCTTCAAGATGGCTGTGAGCAATGGTCTCCACCTACAGAGAATAAAATTAAGGTAAATTGTGATGCGGCATTGTTTGCTTCTCCTCAAAGTTTCAGTTTTTCCTGTATTGCTCGTGATTTTAGAGGGCAGATGCTTGAGGCCATTGTAAAAAATGTGAGAGGTTCGGTATCCCCGGAGGTGGCGGAAGCTTTGGGCATCAAAGAAGCATTGAGTTGGATCAAGACCAATCGTTGGAACAACGTCGAAGTTGAGTCGGATTGCTTAATCGCGGTACAGGCAATCAGGAGTTCTTCAATCCTGTATTCTTATTTTGGTCGGCTCATAACAGATTGTAGGAATTTGTTGTTAGAATTAAAATCGCAATTTGTCTCTATTAAGTTTGTCAAACGGTCTGCTAACACCGTCGCTCACTATTTAGCGAGGACTACGTGTATAGCTTCTGATCGTCATTTATTCGCTTCTCATATTCCTTCTGAACTTCAGACTGTACTGTTGAATGATTTGAAGTGTTAATGAAGTTTTTCTTTctgggcaaaaaaaaaaaaaattaagttttgttttaatatttttactataaatttaaaatattgttttaagcttaaaaatataaacttcacactattagtactagtatttaaaagaaaaaaattgcaaaaatgttaaaaaaaaaaataccacttttgtttgggcgggttgacccgaccaacccacCCAACTCGACCAACccgcaaaaaaaaaatacaatttcggtttgggcgggttggtaacccgcccaaattattggacgggttaaatttttttttttcttaattgggcaagttacgggtcacttttgctaacccgattatgatattggacgggtaaaaatacTTTGTAATCCGACCAACCCACCCAATACTCAGCCCTACTACGACGTGGTGTGCTGGTGGACTTGGAACACGAATGCTTCTGCTACGTGAGTCATAGTAACGgtgatttatttattttccttaaaaaaatgatttatttatttatagacAACATTATTTCTACCGTTACTAAcgtttgttaactttttttttttcacttcacGTTTTCAGACTCTATTCTGCCCGGCACTCTTCCTCGGAGCCACCATAACCATTTGCTTTCACTCAACTAATAAATGGTTGAC from Humulus lupulus chromosome 5, drHumLupu1.1, whole genome shotgun sequence encodes the following:
- the LOC133779929 gene encoding uncharacterized protein LOC133779929 → MASVNDINSAMNEISLADEDSGGIALQDFPGEQEEETDFDWHLCVVGRFIAPGAIDFYAMQQTLASLWRPGKGVFVKELETNKYLFQFYHEIDIKRVVDGSPWYFNRKVLVISRMECKLNPRLIPLNTLDLWVQVHDLPIGSMSHRVLEAIGGYVGVFRESCSKNFQGTWHSFMRIRVSVDLNAPLKRRMKFRKGTEDWVWVNFKYENIPTFCFVCGLIGHAEKFCPRRFEVPEYDILQPYGEWMRAPFRRQPKPIGAQWLRSSPKQDEPPPSSSHMPQSAPGTSIGVLPTAVIRAPFTPTNMDTTIMAPNRGHNSQEDTTKDTGRSQQPHYSMTSLDELAGSNLPIQNKVDRIKFSLGFEGLFVVEAQGHKGGLAFLWRNIEEAQLINYSPSHIDLIISSRGSPQYRLTGIYGEANRSRRHLTWSLIESLVDLSPLPWCLVGDMNNTLSHQDKSGGQPYPQWLIDGFRNSLQVCGLFDLELHGYPFTWERGRSNGNLIEIRLDRALASSAWINLFPEAKLSNHEVTTSDHCPLFLTPIPASYVPRIRKFKFENAWLREPMCNKIIEDIWDAHPNSSIQNKLTICADALGQWGSEITGNFRSRLAGCKSIIRSLKPYHDHASTVKIQETSSKMFEILTQQEIFWKQRSKQLWLREGDNNSKFFHASARTRRRNNHIESLCNEAGVSVDWNSGLENLMVEYFQTLFKSSVDNWEEVINCISLSITQAQNDLMLRPIEADEVKSALFQMHPDKSPGPDGMTPGFYQKYWPIVGSDVVTLIQEFWLTESFDDKLAFTTIVLVPKKKRPLSMLDLRPISLCNVLYKILSKVLANRLKLVIDYIISEAQSAFIPGRLITDNIMISYEIMHYMKRKSKGKHGFMALKMDMSKAYDRVEWGYLRAVLCRMGFSSKLIALLMKCVTSTHYQIAHAGREFGHIVPERGLRQGDPLSSYLFIICTEGFSALLREYERRKLICGIKVARGAPVISHMFFADDSYIFCKATRDEAEHVLRLLTVFEGASGQKVNYEKSSVFFSRNTLTEIRDTICGDLGIHEADENSTYLGLPNILGRRKSVILSYLRDRILHRIHGWEGRFLSRAGKETLLKTVAQALPNYAMSVFLLPLQLSRDIERLMCKYWWRSSSNKAKIHWMSWDRMSKPKADGGLGFRSLHDFNVALLGKQGWRLLKYPNTLVSKVYKSRYYPTCNFLSANLGSSPSFIWRSIMEAHHLIKQGAAVRIGSGASVSIISDPWLPDKENSFIQTIHPALIDKKVSQLMVRGSNMWDMEILLDIFTERDINLISAIPINEHDRDDWYWKFDHKGFYTVKSAYALLQSEKHDSASSDNSGFWRLLWQLKVPPKVKNFLWLASRDCLPTRVLLRTKGVSVDPRCPFCNMASESATHLFVTCSFSQVCWRQLQIGFIPVARGTFADWLASVFDMYSGDKRHRTVMLCWALWKCRNDLVWNHKGIEAAEVVVLSQTVLNQWSCAQDKTFDLSLGFVSLQDGCEQWSPPTENKIKVNCDAALFASPQSFSFSCIARDFRGQMLEAIVKNVRGSVSPEVAEALGIKEALSWIKTNRWNNVEVESDCLIAVQAIRSSSILYSYFGRLITDCRNLLLELKSQFVSIKFVKRSANTVAHYLARTTCIASDRHLFASHIPSELQTVLLNDLKC